The genomic stretch tacaacaacaaaaatggtgTCTGTAAGCTGTGTGTAAGAAGTTACAGACTGTCTGAAACTTTACAGAAAGCCTCCTTCTCTTTCCTTATTCTCTTTCttccacatcaccaaaatcacctatAACTAGCTCTTATAGATAGCTCATCACCATTGTATATGCCCTAAGAGTTTTCccgtaggttttttttttttgagcgaaAGATCCAATCTTTATTAATCAAGTAATGTTCAATGGTACAAAGAGAGGATCAGGAGTTTGACCAAGCCACAAGTACGTGTCGGCCAGTCTCTAAAGCTAAAGCGGATCTAGCAAAATTATGAGCTTCTACATTGAGAGCCCTTCCTTCATGTATCACCCTGGACTCGTTGAAAACCGGCGTCGCTCTGCGATTTCCTTCAGCAATGATCCATATGAACACATGCTACCTTCGTTGATCTCTCGCGAGACAATTAGACAATCTGTAGCCAGCAGAACATTTGCAATATGTAAATCCTGCACCAGAGCTAACCCTTCAGAACATGCAAAAGCCTCCAACGTTGCCGGGTCGTTTATCCCTTCAATCACTCTTGCCGAAGCTCCCAAAAAGACACCATTTTCATCCCGACATATAGCACCGGCAGCACCAGAAATTGATGATTTGGAAACAGCTGCATCCACGCTCACCTTACACATGCCAGGAGGCGGAGCTACCCATCTAGTCTGTTTTTGCCTTGGCCGGTTCAgagtgttaggatgatctccacgtCACCGATTCCAACGGATCGGTAACAAGTCCTTGACCTCgttcgcgccctgatcgggggcgtccaACTCTcatatggttggtgggcccctgtgacctacgctatataaagaggtgggggccggggcaCACGGTACGAGATTCACCGCGCCGCCAGTCACCCCACCGACattccctaccgatctagggttagcgcagtgctcacgggaagctctgccaccgccgccaccgcacgcTCACGCCACTCGCGCCGTCGCCATGGACAAcggctcgagctcctcctcgaagggagaaggtTTGTCTCCCACACCCCTCTAGATCTCTCTCGGATCTGGCAGTATGCATACAGTCACAGTACTCTACCGTTAGCATCTAGCCTAGAAGATCCAACGGATaaaacattggtatcagagcttccTAGTTCTAGATGTTTTTCGGGTAGATTGTTAacagcaaaccctagttttccctCTCAccgaacagaaaagaaaaaaatcaccGGTCAGGGCCTCGGGCCGCCGGCAAAGCAAGCGCCGCCGCAAGGCCGCGCCGTTCCTCTCGATCCAGGTGCGCATCGGCAAGCCGAGGCACCCGGAAGAAGAACCACTCCCTCTCCACCAGCTGTTTCTGCGGCTGTGCGAGATGGgggcaaagaaaagaaaagattcTCACCGTGCTTACCGTGCTGCTGCGCGTCGCCGGCAAAGAAAGTACCCAGCACCGCTGCTGAGCCATTTGACGCCGGTGCGCCCACCGGGCGCACGCGACGGCAAAAGGGCTAGAGGGGTGCCGGCTGATGTCTCCTCGTCGCCGTTGACCTTCGGGTTTTGGTGGCGTTAAGGGAAAGAAAAGGGAAGGGCCGCGCCGCTGCCGTCGCCGGACAGAGAGCGTCGGGCGGGGCGAGCAGCCGGGCGGGGCGAGCAAGCgcctctccaccgccgccgccgccgctggtcaGATAGAGTGGCCAGAGAAAGGTTTTGGGGGCAAatgagctagggttagggtttctgtcGGTTTGGGCATTCTTTATACCAGCCGAAAGCGACGGTGGACCGTCGGATCGTATCCGACGGCCAGGAGTGGCCGCCGCGTGCGCACCGTGTGCGGGCCGCGTCGGCGCCGCGTGCGGGCCGCGTGGGCTGCGCTGGCCAGGCCGCGGGCGGGCCGAGGAAGGCCGCGGCAGCAGGCCGCGTTAGCAGGCCACACTGCGAGCGGGCCGCGTTTGCTGGCCGCGTGGGCGCCGCGTCTGCCAGCCGCGTGGGCGGCGCGTTGCTGCGCGTCGCTCGCCGCGTGCGGGCCGCGTGGGCCGCGACAGAACAGTCAGTAATTACAGTTTTTTACAGTTTTATTAATTACAGAGACATTTTTAGGCAGTTTTGGGTCATTTTTTGGCCAAAAAtttgtctagttttttctgaataaataggaccaacgaaatatttgttcagaaatGAAAAAGTAAAGGAAATGCCTCTGAAAAGTTCAAAGTTTAAAGTTTAAAATTTacagtttccgctgcaaatagtaatgatatgtgcatttatctctatttctgcccaacggtgatatagttttatttgcattaacAGTTGCATGTTTTAATTcggaccaacgttggattataatttgcaattgtactgttctcacttctttgtggttttcaggagggttctacttgatgagctgcatcaaggatgttcccacCCTTAGAGGAGATAACTACACAGaatggaggaagaaggtggatttcgccttcgtctgtgctgaggtggactgggtggTTGACACACCGCAACCCATCAAGCCTACCGACCCCGTCGAGCCGACGGGGATACCGATGATGCATGGGCTAAAAGAAAAGGGACCATGCTCCCGTGGAGATGTCCTACACTCTAGAGAACGAGAAAGTGGCGGACCGCCAACAAAAAGTGCATGGCATtcataaagaatacaattgagaacgccATCGTGGGCTCAATTACGAGTGTGCTTCTGGCTGGGGAGTACCTAGAAAAGATAAAGAGCCAGTTCATCGGTTCTTCAAAGACATATGCAACCCAGTCTGTTGAAGCAGCTGGTGATGTAAAAGTATACTGGAGGTGCACATGGCATCAGGGAGCACATCCTCAGGATGAGCAACCTGGCTGCAAAGCTGAAGCCCATAGATGCTGACCTGGAGCTGAAGCCTGCACTTCTGGttcacttggtgatggattcattGCCACAACAGTTTGACAACTTTGTCATCAATTACAACATGAGTCCTGAGAAATGGGACATTGAAAAGACCATTGCCATGTGTGTGCAAGAGGAGGATAGACTCAAGGCACAGAATGGAGGTACCATCAATTATGTGAAGGACAATAAGAAAAGGCCCTTCACACCAAGCAACAATGGTTCTCCTTCAAAGCCATATGCAAAAGCCCCAATGCAGCATCATCAGAAGTTCCAGCACAGACAGCACCGCGTGAACAAAGACCGATGCCTTCATCAGTCGGAAGACTCAGGCACTACAAGAAAGACTGCCCGGATTGGCTGAAAGAATTAATGGCAAAGAAAGGTAACAACTTAGTTTCCTTTATAAATGAATCCCTGTATACACGAGTTTCGaaatctacttggtggattgacTCGGTGCAACTtgttcatgttgcaaattcttTACGGGGATTCCATTCGACGAGGACTATGAAAAGAGGCGAAGGATGCGTTGAAGTCGCGAATGGAATTCAAGCGAAGTTGAAGCTGTTGGCGACGTCTTCTTGGAGCTAGCTGATGGCTTGACTATTCTGCTTAGAGATGTCTTATTTGTTCCTTCCATACATAGAAATTTAATAAGTGTATCGCGCTTAGATAAAGATAGTTATCAATGTTATTTTGGACATGGCAaatgtgccatatggtgtaataattcTTATGTTGGGGTTGCTATACTCcatgatgagctttatttattgtctttgcGTGAAAAAGTATTGTCTGTGTGTAAAGTGAATGAACAAATACCCTCGTcggaaaaagaaggaaagaaaagaaaaagaaccgaTGAATCATCAAAATTAAGACATTATCgattaggccatatttcgaggggggtATAGAAAGTctcgttaaaaatgatattcttccttCATTAGAATTCTCATACATAGAACAATGCATCGGTTGCATTAAAGGAAATTTGTAAaacaaattaaaaagggtgcaactCGAAGCACCGCAACACTAAAAATAATTCACACCGACATATGTGGACCATTTTCTTTGAAAaatgtggatggctatgattcgttcataacattcacggatgattactcccgatatggttatattaatccaatcaaagaaagaacgaagcgttggataaattcaaaatattcaaagctgaagttgaaaatcagcatgataaaagaataaagatagtcggGTCCGATCGTGgagggagtactacggtcgacatactccatatggccaagtccctggaccttttgcaaggtttctacgggagactggaatagtcgcccgagtactcgatgccgggcgaacctcGAGCAGAATGGGGTAgtgaaaggcgcaaccgtacccttatggatatggtgcgcagtatgatgagctattccaccctaccattgggattgtggattgaggcgttaaaaaccgctattcacattctaaacaaagtaccaagcaaatcggtgcccaaaacgccgtatgagctatggacagggagagtaccttctctaaaccacctgaaagtgttgGGGAGCCttgctgaggccaaagtattcaatccaaatatcgcaaagttagataccaaaacagtcagctgccattttattggctatcctgaaaagtcaaaaggttatcgtttctacgccgagagaaatacacaaagtttgtggaaacgagacatgttgtcttcttagaggacgaaatgatgagggggagcatggtagctcggaaaattgatcttgaggagaagagggtgcatgcacctaatccgatgactccgGAACCatttttttgcgctaccatgtgcacctgtaccAACGATCTCTGCGATTGTGGTGCAAAcgcctgttgtgactccacccatgacaacgatgagtgaaagttcggaacctgtccgtcaggagccgaatgaaccatttgttgagcatgaaagggagcaacaacagccacctcctgaaaagtacaaagcacgacttgtggaaaaaggatttacacaaagagaagggatagattacaatgagacattttctccggtctcatgtaaggatttcttcagaatcatcatggcactagttgcacattttgatttagagttgcatgaAATGGATGTAAAGATGACATTTCTAAAcagggatttagaagaaaatgtctacatgaaacaacccaagggttttatcatggaaggcaaggaagaaatgggatgccgcctaaagaaatccatttatggattaaagcaagcctccagacagtggtatctaaagtttaatgaaacaattaagagatttggatttaaagaaaatattgaggacaattgcgtttatgcaaagtttaaaagtgggaaatatattttcctaatattgtatgtggatgatattctgcttgccagcagtgatgttagtctactgcaagagacaaagaagttcttgtcctcaaattttgatatgaaagatcttggtgaagcgtcacatgttttgggcatagaaattcaccgagataggaacaatggagtatcaggactatcacaaaaggcttatttagaaaagattgtaagtaagtataatatgcataagtgcagtgccacacctgcccctatagtcaagggcgacagttttgggaaacatcaaagtccccaaaatcaatacgagctcgatcaaatgaaagtggttccatatgcttcggctattggaagcctacagtatgcacaagtgtgcactcgccacgacttagcttttatcaccggagtactcggtagatatcaagaaaatccaggttttgaacactggaaaatggtaaagaaggcattgcgttatgtgaaaggcacaaagagttacatgctaacatacaaaagatctgattccctagaaataagaggggtattcagatgcagattttgcgggggataaagatgatagaaaatccacatctggatatgtattcaccctcgcagggggagctatttcgtggagaagctccaaacatacgatagttgcatcatccacgatgtatgcagaatttatagcatgttatgaagccacggggcgagcattatggttaaagaaatttatacccgacttgaaagtggtagattgtattgacaaaccactaaagatgtactgcgacaatgagcctgcggtattttatgctcacaacaacaagtcgagtaacgCTACGAAACCGATTGAGATTATGTTGtaaaacacaaggtccaggatcaaacaataagtttcgagcatataaggacaaaagatatgcttgcggatccgctaacgaaaggcttaccacccagcgtgttcaaggagcacgtagccggcatgggtttaagggaaagtcttacttatcctggatcataagaggcccaaaagtaaaagaatttgtttcaaaacagagaagtgcactgtggctgtctgattctatcggcaatagagctgtgatgatgaaacatgccctatggactgatccaaaatgaaacgaataaagtgaaagtataaagttaaaagaaaagttgagatcaagggggagaatgttaggatgatctccacgtCACCGATTCCAACGGATCGGTAACAAGTCCTTGACCTCGTTCGCGCCACGATCGGGGCGTCCAACCCTcatatggttggtgggcccctgtgacctacgctatataaagaggtgggggccggggcacacggtacgaggttcaccgcgccgccagtcaccccaccgacattccctaccgatctagggttagCGCAGTGCTCATGGGAAGctctgccaccgccgccaccgcacgcTCACGCCACTCGCGCCGTCGCCATGGACAAcggctcgagctcctcctcgaagggagaaggtTTGTCTCCCACACCCCTCTAGATCTCTCTCGGATCTGGCAGTATGCATACAGTCACAGTACTCTACCGTTAGCATCTAGCCTAGAAGATCCAATGGATAAAACACAGAGTACCCCGTTCCTTTGGCAAGGCAAATGCTATTTTAAGTTCAGCCAGAAAGGAGTTGATGAAACAAACAATAGACAGAGGGCTCTGAAATATTTGCTCATGTATAGCTTTCCGTCTCGCTGTCCATATTGCCCAAAGTGTGACTGTGGACTTCACAAAATCCTCATGAGACAATGTTTTAAAATCCTAAGAGTTTTCCCGTAGGTGCATTGTTGTGGACTACTCCTTCCCTCTTGGGCGGTTTGGGAGGATGCCATGCCCAGTAGAGACGTTGTCAGTTCTTCTTTTCCTTTGTTTTCTTGCAAATTGTTGTCGAAATGAATTTTGAAGGATATCGTAGGCAGATTTAGGCAATTTCGGACGGCCCATGGCCCGTAGGCGGTAATGGCCCAGTGACGACTGAAAAGAGACGACGGGAGAAGAGTGGGCGTGGAAGGAAGGGGGGAAGCAGctggtcgccgtcgccgtcgccgtcgccgccgacgatGCTTCCGTTCGAGGAACAGGTGGCGACGGACCTGGTAGAGGATCCCAATGGAGGGCTGGTGGTGCTCTCCTCCGGCCTCccgctcgcctccctcgtcgccaccctcctcctccacctccaccaccaatcctcttcatccccttcaccctcctcctcctccggcggcggcgggggcggctgcttcctcatcctctccgcccCGGACACCCTCAAGGACCaaatccgccgccgcctcctcgaatCCCAGCTCCTCCAGGTCCACGACGTGGGCCCCGACGTCCCCGCCGCCCAGCGCCGCGCTCTCTACAACTCCTCCGCCGACGGCGTCGCTCTCTTCCTCACCCCGCGCGTCCTCGCCGCCGACCTCCTCACCTCCCACCTCCACCCCTCCCGCGTcggggccctcctcctcctcgccgcccaccgcgcctccgacacctcctccgacgcctTCATCGCCCGCCTCCTGCGCCAGCGCCACCTCCTCCCCGTCTACGCCTTCTCCGACCGCCCCCACGCCATGGTCGCGGGCTTCGCCAAGGCCGAGCGCGCCATGAAGAGCCTCTACATCCGCCGCCTACACCTCTGGCCTCGCTTccacgtcctcgtcgccgccgaccTCGAGCGCTCCCCGCCCGAGGTCGTCGACGTCCGCGTCCCCATGACGGGCCCCATGGCCGGCATCCAGGCCGCCATCCTCGACGCCATGGACGCCTGCCTCAAGGAGCTCAGGCGGACCAACAAGGTCGACGTCGAGGACCTCACCGTCGACAAGGGCCTCTTCAAGTCCTTCGACGAGATCGTCAGGAGGCAGCTCGACCCCATCTGGCACACGCTCGGCAAGAAGACCAAGCAGCTCGTCACTGACCTTAGGACGCTGCGCAAGCTGCTCGATTACCTTCTCAGGTCAGTTAGCCACACTGTCTGTCTTTTTGGGACTCCACATTCCACACACTTGAATGAAGAAAATAATATCACTGTGCATCTGTGCTTAAATGTATCTACATAATCCCGAGGCATCGTCTTTACGCTCTGTATCATGGATAGGTACGACGCTGTGACCTACTTGAAGTATCTGGACACCCTAAGAGTATCTGAAGGTGTCCGATCAGTTTGGATATTGGCTGATTCAAGCCACAAGATATTTGAACTCGCAAAGAGGCGTGTTTATCAGGTTATTAGACCGGATGGCACAAAAGTTAGTACAATTAACAAGGGCACACCAACAAAGAAGAGAAAGGTGGCGCATGGTAGCAGCAAGAAAGGAAAAGAAACGGGTAATTAGTCCCTTGTTTTCCATGTATCTACTCTGCTTCTCTTAAGAAGAGAACATTTATTTAATATAATAGATGATTCTTGTTCCTGCAGAAAATGAGGATTCCACTCCTAGCAAGGATGACACTCAGAAGGTAAATGCACTGGAAGAGGTTTTGGAGGAAGCACCAAAGTGGAAAGTGTTACGGGTGAGCGGTTCAGTTTTTGTTCCTCAGCTTTCTTCCATTGCAACACTATTTACTTCACACACTACAGAGAAAAAAGTACATTTGAATTCAGTTCACGCTTCTGTCCCGTTCCACTCACATTTTGCCCAGTGTTAAAAATAAACTACAATCCACTTTCCTTGTTCTGTTCTTGTAGGAATTCTCCCGAGTAGATTGTTCATCATCTATACACTCTTTGTTTATACTACAAATGTTTTTACCTGATATACATCTTTGCAGGAACTGTTGCAAGAGATAGCAGAAGAACAGAGAAAGGGAGATGGTGTTGTGCATGAAGATGAAAGTAGTGAAAGTGGCATAGTCTTAGTAGCGTGCAAAGATGAGCGCTCATGCTTGCAGCTGCAGGAATGCATATCAAAAAGCCCCCAGCAGGTAACTTGCCGCCTATCTTTAATGCAGTTGCATTAATCTACATGATGGCTGTGCTATTTATGTTCTATTTCCTGCGCACACATATGTTTTTCTTTCTTTGTAGATGCAAGTTTCTTTCTTACTTGTTAGATTAACCTTGTGAATTCTTCATAATATTACTTGACTTGTTTATAACAAGGTCATGCGAGAAGAGTGGGAGAAGTACTTGCTTGGGAAAGCTGAGCTGCATGGATTacataaaaagaagaagaagagacaaTCTCAGCAACCAAAAGGGTTTGGTGTCCTGGATGGGGAATTTCCTGCAGGGCCTAGTGAGAATGCAGGGCCCGTAAGTATTCGCAATCTTGAGACTGATGCCTTACTTGCTGCCGCCTCTGGTATAAGCAATTTAACCAAGGAAGCTGATGCCATCGATGATTCAGTTGCAAGCTGCAGGAGTGGTTCTGTGAAGGGAAAAGGAAAGGGGGTATCAAGGAAAGTCCCAAAGAGAAAAGCCAGTAATAGAAAAACTAATAATGCTACAGAAAATGAGAA from Lolium rigidum isolate FL_2022 chromosome 4, APGP_CSIRO_Lrig_0.1, whole genome shotgun sequence encodes the following:
- the LOC124707640 gene encoding DNA repair endonuclease UVH1: MLPFEEQVATDLVEDPNGGLVVLSSGLPLASLVATLLLHLHHQSSSSPSPSSSSGGGGGGCFLILSAPDTLKDQIRRRLLESQLLQVHDVGPDVPAAQRRALYNSSADGVALFLTPRVLAADLLTSHLHPSRVGALLLLAAHRASDTSSDAFIARLLRQRHLLPVYAFSDRPHAMVAGFAKAERAMKSLYIRRLHLWPRFHVLVAADLERSPPEVVDVRVPMTGPMAGIQAAILDAMDACLKELRRTNKVDVEDLTVDKGLFKSFDEIVRRQLDPIWHTLGKKTKQLVTDLRTLRKLLDYLLRYDAVTYLKYLDTLRVSEGVRSVWILADSSHKIFELAKRRVYQVIRPDGTKVSTINKGTPTKKRKVAHGSSKKGKETENEDSTPSKDDTQKVNALEEVLEEAPKWKVLRELLQEIAEEQRKGDGVVHEDESSESGIVLVACKDERSCLQLQECISKSPQQVMREEWEKYLLGKAELHGLHKKKKKRQSQQPKGFGVLDGEFPAGPSENAGPVSIRNLETDALLAAASGISNLTKEADAIDDSVASCRSGSVKGKGKGVSRKVPKRKASNRKTNNATENENCQGTDVEASGKIDEQSEIDVSKESAKDASGPSSTAHNAEDLIDAKMLPPVQFYALDSDQHILDTWKPSVIIVYNPDITFVREIEVYKAENPSKKLRVYFLFYEESSEAQKFESSIRRENEAFESLIRQKSLMMIPVDQSGRCIGPTLANEPEPILSQNSLTRNAGGRKPTEKEMQVIVDMREFMSSLPNVLHQKGIRIIPVTLEVGDYVLSPLICVERKSISDLFQSFASGRLYNQVETMIRYYKIPVLLIEFSQDKSFSFQSASEVGDDVSPTNIISKLSLLVLHFPRLRIVWSRSLHATASIFMSLKTNQDEPDETKAMRVGVPSEDGVVEDDVRAENYNTSAIEFLRRLPGVTDSNYRAIMDGCDSLADLALLPVERLAEVMGSQRGARTLKEFLDAKCPSMIS